One window from the genome of Salvelinus fontinalis isolate EN_2023a chromosome 3, ASM2944872v1, whole genome shotgun sequence encodes:
- the LOC129851451 gene encoding zinc finger protein 37-like, whose amino-acid sequence MSKLQLLNVFLSQRLTEATVDIFEAVEKTITEFQEEISSSKEEIERLQRLLDLALKPDLKLHKSDAQQLTLPVPEEVPPEKQHCEQEWSPSLGQEEPDPTNIEGEEEVRTSQEEQQYQGLEPDIEFIFTPPCVESDYDQDPPQPSPTTNTTEEMDTETEGERNGASLTTSDFQSPSVENPGSPAAQNNTSGSVDVVASGGLLSALGLIRTTSMQASVGGRRTKKLPHKKVQSSHSSAVSRKTTKLPLKIVQSPDTSDGGKKTTKLPLKTVQSPDTNVVGRKTTKLPLKTVQSPDTSVVGRKTTKLPLKTVQSPDTSAVGRKTTKLPLKTVQSPDTSAVGRKTTTLPLKTVQSPDTSAVVRKTAKLPLKTVQSPDTSDGGRKTTKSPLKTVQSPNTSTVGRRTSKSPCIRGEESGGLRSALGLVRTLRARVKKEQSSPASAEGRKTKKLPHKKGKSYLTSAGGRKIIKLPKVTSANKNHTAPHCCKMCGKSFVFMTYLVSHVQKIHLKDKYHLCGVCGKDFRSTDSMVKHLQTHMGVKHFCHACAKVFTCSSNLKVHMRIHTGEKPFHCKHCGKGFTVRKSLEDHEKTHTGERPFKCTSCGKCFSSTTHLSRHQEIHTGEKPYQCNDCGKSFSRKEKLAEHMRTHTGEKPYPCPECGKCFGLKGNLTTHMIRHTGEKPCRCEECGKCFSLNADLKIHMRTHTGEKRYKCNVCDKSFTQKAYLASHTMKHRAEKQPAEKQPVQ is encoded by the exons ATGTCCAAACTACAGCTGTTGAATGTGTTTCTCTCACAGCGCTTGACGGAGGCAACTGTTGACATATTTGAGGCAGTCGAAAAAACAATAACCGAGTTCCAGGAAGAAATCTCCAGTTCAAAGGAGGAGATCGAACGTCTACAGAGGCTTCTGGATTTGGCTTTGAAACCCGATTTAAAGTTACATAAATCAG ATGCCCAGCAGCTTACTCTCCCTGTCCCAGAGGAGGTTCCCCCTGAGAAGCAGCACTGTGAGCAGGAGTGGAGCCCCAGTCTAGGCCAGGAGGAGCCAGATCCCACAAACATTGAAGGGGAAGAGGAGGTCAGGACCAGTCAGGAGGAGCAGCAGTATCAAGGACTGGAGCCCGACATAGAGTTCATATTTACTCCTCCCTGTGTGGAAAGTGACTATGATCAGGACCCACCCCAGCCCTCACCTACCACCAACACAACTGAAGAGATGGACACTGAAACGGAGGGGGAGAGAAATGGAGCATCATTAACAACCAGTGACTTCCAGTCCCCCTCTGTAGAAAATCCAGGATCCCCTGCAGCTCAGAACAACACCAGTGGAAGTGTTGATGTAGTGGCAAGTGGGGGACTACTGTCAGCGTTGGGGTTAATACGTACAACCAGTATGCAAGCAAGTGTTGGAGGCCGGAGAACCAAAAAATTACCCCACAAGAAAGTACAAAGCTCCCATTCCAGTGCAGTAAGCAGGAAGACTACCAAGTTACCCCTTAAGATAGTGCAAAGCCCAGATACCAGTGATGGAGGCAAGAAGACTACCAAGTTGCCACTGAAGACAGTGCAAAGTCCAGATACCAATGTAGTAGGCAGGAAGACTACCAAGTTACCCCTCAAGACAGTGCAAAGCCCTGATACCAGTGTAGTAGGCAGGAAGACTACCAAGTTGCCCCTAAAGACAGTGCAAAGCCCTGATACCAGTGCAGTAGGCAGGAAGACTACCAAATTACCCCTCAAGACAGTGCAAAGCCCTGATACCAGTGCAGTAGGCAGGAAGACTACCACGTTACCCCTCAAGACAGTGCAAAGCCCTGATACCAGTGCAGTAGTTAGGAAGACTGCCAAGTTACCTCTCAAGACAGTGCAAAGCCCTGATACCAGTGATGGAGGCAGGAAGACTACCAAGTCACCCCTCAAGACCGTGCAAAGCCCCAATACCAGTACAGTAGGCAGGAGAACTTCAAAGTCACCATGTATAAGAGGCGAGGAGAGTGGAGGACTACGGTCAGCACTAGGGTTAGTTCGGACATTGAGAGCACGGGTCAAGAAAGAACAAAGCTCTCCTGCCAGTGCAGAAGGCAGGAAAACTAAAAAGTTACCCCACAAGAAAGGAAAAAGTTATCTTACCAGTGCTGGAGGCAGGAAAATCATCAAGTTACCCAAGGTAACATCAGCCAATAAAAACCATACTGCTCCTCATTGTTGCAAGATGTGTGGGAAGTCTTTTGTTTTCATGACTTATTTAGTTAGTCATGTGCAAAAAATTCATTTAAAGGATAAATACCATCTTTGTGGGGTTTGTGGGAAAGATTTTAGGTCCACAGATAGTATGGTGAAGCATTTGCAAACCCACATGGGCGTGAAGCATTTCTGCCACGCCTGTGCTAAGGTCTTCACTTGTAGTTCCAACCTGAAAGTGCATATGAGGATCCATACAGGGGAGAAGCCATTTCACTGCAAACACTGTGGTAAAGGCTTCACTGTGAGAAAATCCCTGGAAGACCATGAGAAGACTCACACAGGGGAGAGGCCATTTAAGTGCACTTCGTGTGGAAAATGTTTCTCGTCAACGACTCATCTAAGTCGCCACCAGgaaattcacacaggagagaaaccctaTCAGTGCAATGATTGTGGGAAAAGCTTCAGTCGGAAGGAAAAACTGGCAGAACATATGAGGACCCATACAGGGGAGAAACCATATCCCTGCCCTGAATGTGGCAAATGCTTTGGTCTGAAGGGAAATCTGACCACCCATATGATaagacacacaggggagaaaccatgCAGGTGCGAAGAATGTGGCAAATGTTTCTCTTTGAATGCAGACCTGAAAATTCATATGAGGACACACACGGGGGAGAAAAGATATAAGTGCAATGTTTGTGACAAATCCTTCACTCAGAAGGCGTACTTGGCTAGCCACACTATGAAACACAGGGCAGAGAAACAACCGGCAGAGAAACAACCGGTTCAATGA
- the LOC129851453 gene encoding zinc finger protein 454-like, which produces MSKLQLLNTFLTERLTAAAVEIFGAVEKTITEYQEEISRSKEEIDHLRRQLHIVTQPKIKLYKADTQQLILPVPEEVPLEQQHCEQEWTPGLGQEDSDPTQIKEEREELRTNQEEEQLQGLESDTNILTCSPPFVKSDSDQDDPHKSSQLYHIQTVENRERDPLPTSRIEEIKIEPDDEDYRVSEPTSDSQTLSGVTPYSSVSTLNMNQLIGNAESDKPFQCNVCGKFLKREKSLIVHMMGHAGEKPFTCPLCNKGFVAVGTLKTHLKLHTGERPHRCHVCGRCFKLKGALTEHMRIHTGEKPFSCHDCGKCFSRTNALTNHMLHIHKKKRTYK; this is translated from the exons ATGTCCAAACTGCAGCTGTTGAATACGTTTCTCACCGAGCGATTAACTGCGGCGGCTGTTGAGATATTTGGGGCAGTGGAAAAAACGATAACGGAGTACCAGGAAGAAATCTCCCGTTCAAAGGAGGAGATCGATCATCTACGAAGGCAACTGCACATAGTTACCCAACCGAAGATAAAGTTATATAAAGCAG ATACCCAGCAGCTCATTCTCCCTGTCCCTGAGGAGGTTCCCCTTGAGCAGCAGCACTGTGAGCAGGAGTGGACCCCAGGTCTGGGGCAGGAGGACTCAGACCCCACACAGATTAAAGAGGAACGGGAAGAACTCAGGACCAatcaggaggaagagcagcttcagGGGCTGGAGTCTGATACCAACATTCTAACATGTTCTCCTCCCTTTGTGAAAAGTGACAGTGATCAGGATGACCCACATAAGTCCTCCCAACTTTACCACATACAAActgtagagaacagagagagggacccaCTACCTACCAGCAGAATTGAAGAGATCAAAATAGAACCCGATGATGAGGATTACAGAGTATCAGAACCAACCAGTGACTCTCAAACCCTCTCTGGAGTAACCCCTTACAGCTCTGTGAGCACATTAAATATGAATCAGCTAATTGGCAATGCAGAATCAGACAAACCATTTCAGTGCAATGTATGTGGCAAATTCCTCAAGAGGGAAAAAAGTCTTATCGTGCATATGATGGGTCAtgcaggagagaaaccatttacATGTCCTTTATGTAACAAAGGCTTTGTTGCGGTAGGCACTTTAAAGACACACCTGAAACTTCACACAGGGGAAAGGCCACACCGTTGCCATGTTTGTGGAAGATGCTTTAAACTGAAAGGAGCCCTGACGGAGCACATGAGGATACACACTGGGGAGAAACCATTTAGCTGCCATGATTGTGGCAAATGCTTCAGTCGGACGAATGCCCTTACGAATCACATGCTGCACATTCACAAGAAGAAAAGAACGTACAAGTGA
- the LOC129851454 gene encoding protein ILRUN-like isoform X2, producing the protein MEGMDIDLDPEFVQKFNCMGTTDKDVLISEFQRLLGFQVNPAGCAFFLDMSNWNLQAAIGAYYDVESPSINTPAMSFVEDVTIGEGESVPPDTPFTKTWRIQNTGADSWPPGVCLKYIGGDQFGHVNIVIVRCLEPQEISDVSVQMRSPAAPGMYQGQWRMCTPTGLFYGDVIWVILSVEVGGLLGVTQQLSCFETEFNTQPHRNVEGDFNPFASPQKSKPDAGDDNNFKEPGGAWEGRQDAIQQDENGLSHNAVNRASNGLQNNLSVVTYSQGVHGPYPLGQS; encoded by the exons ATGGAGGGCATGGACATAGACCTGGACCCGGAGTTCGTTCAGAAATTCAACTGCATGGGCACCACTGACAAGGATGTCCTCATCTCAGAGTTCCAAAGACTGCTTGGGTTCCAGGTCAACCCGGCAGGATGCGCTTTCTTCCTTGACATGAGCAACTG GAATCTACAGGCAGCCATCGGTGCCTATTATGATGTTGAGAGTCCCAGCATCAACACACCAGCCATGTCCTTTGTGGAGGATGTGACGATTGGTGAGGGAGAGTCTGTTCCCCCCGACACACCGTTCACAAAGACCTGGAGGATACAGAACACAG GTGCAGATTCCTGGCCACCTGGGGTATGTCTGAAGTACATTGGAGGGGACCAGTTTGGCCACGTCAACATAGTGATAGTGCGCTGTCTAGAACCCCAGGAGATCTCAGACGTCAGTGTGCAGATGCGTAGCCCTGCAGCGCCCGGCATGTACCAGGGCCAATGGAGGATGTGCACACCCACAGGGCTGTTTTATGGAG ACGTCATCTGGGTGATCCTCAGCGTGGAGGTGGGTGGCCTTTTGGGCGTGACACAGCAGCTTTCCTGCTTCGAGACGGAGTTCAACACCCAGCCGCACCGCAACGTAGAGGGAGACTTCAACCCTTTTGCCTCGCCACAGAAGAGCAAACCCGACGCCGGAGATGACAACAACTTCAAAGAGCCTGGAGGAGCCTGGGAGGGCAGGCAGGACGCCATCCAGCAAGATGAAAACGGACTGTCTCACAATGCTGTAAATAGAGCATCGAATGGGCTACAAAACAATCTATCAGTAGTGACTTACAGTCAG GGTGTTCATGGACCCTATCCGTTAGGCCAGAGTTAG
- the LOC129851454 gene encoding protein ILRUN-like isoform X1, giving the protein MEGMDIDLDPEFVQKFNCMGTTDKDVLISEFQRLLGFQVNPAGCAFFLDMSNWNLQAAIGAYYDVESPSINTPAMSFVEDVTIGEGESVPPDTPFTKTWRIQNTGADSWPPGVCLKYIGGDQFGHVNIVIVRCLEPQEISDVSVQMRSPAAPGMYQGQWRMCTPTGLFYGDVIWVILSVEVGGLLGVTQQLSCFETEFNTQPHRNVEGDFNPFASPQKSKPDAGDDNNFKEPGGAWEGRQDAIQQDENGLSHNAVNRASNGLQNNLSVVTYSQADSSPSVPGSLAC; this is encoded by the exons ATGGAGGGCATGGACATAGACCTGGACCCGGAGTTCGTTCAGAAATTCAACTGCATGGGCACCACTGACAAGGATGTCCTCATCTCAGAGTTCCAAAGACTGCTTGGGTTCCAGGTCAACCCGGCAGGATGCGCTTTCTTCCTTGACATGAGCAACTG GAATCTACAGGCAGCCATCGGTGCCTATTATGATGTTGAGAGTCCCAGCATCAACACACCAGCCATGTCCTTTGTGGAGGATGTGACGATTGGTGAGGGAGAGTCTGTTCCCCCCGACACACCGTTCACAAAGACCTGGAGGATACAGAACACAG GTGCAGATTCCTGGCCACCTGGGGTATGTCTGAAGTACATTGGAGGGGACCAGTTTGGCCACGTCAACATAGTGATAGTGCGCTGTCTAGAACCCCAGGAGATCTCAGACGTCAGTGTGCAGATGCGTAGCCCTGCAGCGCCCGGCATGTACCAGGGCCAATGGAGGATGTGCACACCCACAGGGCTGTTTTATGGAG ACGTCATCTGGGTGATCCTCAGCGTGGAGGTGGGTGGCCTTTTGGGCGTGACACAGCAGCTTTCCTGCTTCGAGACGGAGTTCAACACCCAGCCGCACCGCAACGTAGAGGGAGACTTCAACCCTTTTGCCTCGCCACAGAAGAGCAAACCCGACGCCGGAGATGACAACAACTTCAAAGAGCCTGGAGGAGCCTGGGAGGGCAGGCAGGACGCCATCCAGCAAGATGAAAACGGACTGTCTCACAATGCTGTAAATAGAGCATCGAATGGGCTACAAAACAATCTATCAGTAGTGACTTACAGTCAG gctgactcatcgccatcagtcccagggtccctagCTTGTTGA